From the genome of Caloenas nicobarica isolate bCalNic1 chromosome 16, bCalNic1.hap1, whole genome shotgun sequence, one region includes:
- the LIF gene encoding leukemia inhibitory factor, whose protein sequence is MKFVPAGVVPFVALLLLQRRPVAGRALLVTGSGCPGHGLCRSNVQEQTRRQVALLNATAQDLFSLYLKCQGEPFNSEADKLCNPSGVVFPPFRVNRTSERKEVMVAMYQLFAFLNASLGNITRDQEELNPTAKELLDRLHNTTKTTRGLISNLTCLLCKNYNIFQVDVSYGESSKGKGTFRKKQQGCQVLRKYVQVIAQAARVLLPHLSPP, encoded by the exons GCGTCGTGCCCTTCgtggccctgctcctgctgcagcggCGGCCAGTGGCCGGCCGGGCGCTGCTGGTGACCGGCTCCGGCTGCCCCGGCCACGGCTTGTGCCGCTCCAACGTCCAGGAGCAGACCCGCAGGCAGGTCGCGCTGCTCAACGCCACCGCCCAGGACCTCTTCAGCCTCTAC CTGAAGTGCCAGGGAGAGCCATTCAACAGTGAGGCCGACAAGCTCTGCAACCCCAGCGGCGTCGTCTTCCCCCCGTTCCGCGTCAACCGGACGAGCGAGAGGAAGGAGGTGATGGTGGCCATGTACCAGCTCTTCGCCTTCCTCAACGCCTCGCTGGGGAACATCACGCGCGACCAGGAGGAGCTCAACCCCACAGCCAAGGAGCTCCTCGACCGGCTCCACAACACCACCAAGACCACCCGGGGCCTCATCTCCAACCTCACCTGCCTCCTCTGCAAGAACTACAACATCTTCCAGGTGGACGTCAGCTACGGGGAGAGCTCCAAGGGCAAGGGCACCttcaggaagaagcagcagggcTGCCAGGTGCTCAGGAAGTATGTGCAGGTCATCGCCCAGGCGGCCCGTGTCCTCCTACCTCATCTCAGCCCCCCCTGA